From the Carya illinoinensis cultivar Pawnee chromosome 4, C.illinoinensisPawnee_v1, whole genome shotgun sequence genome, one window contains:
- the LOC122306101 gene encoding E3 ubiquitin-protein ligase AIRP2-like — protein MVPISLKFGMLVNLFLIWVCTDGKPNLSSFGKKATIGEFYSVILPSLQHLYNDSLDLETTGGEFHGLGMAVIKKSKDKWKKLSDVDLEREDECGICLEPCTKIVLPNCSHAM, from the exons ATGGTTCCCATTTCTTTAAAGTTTGGTATGcttgttaatttatttcttatttgggTGTGCACAGATGGGAAGCCAAATCTCTCTTCATTTGGAAAGAAAGCTACAATTGGTGAATTCTATT CTGTTATATTACCATCTCTTCAGCATCTCTACAATGACTCATTAGACTTGGAAACTACTGGAGGTGAATTTCATGGCTTGGGTATGGCAGTCATAAAGAAATCAAAGGATAAGTGGAAGAAGCTTTCAGATGTAGATTTGGAGAGAGAAGATGAGTGTGGGATCTGTTTGGAGCCATGCACCAAAATAGTTTTGCCAAACTGCAGTCATGCCATGTGA